A genomic region of Macaca thibetana thibetana isolate TM-01 chromosome 14, ASM2454274v1, whole genome shotgun sequence contains the following coding sequences:
- the CARNS1 gene encoding carnosine synthase 1 gives MLLCLSPAWLMKVPAPGQPGEAALLVSKAVSFHPGGLTFLDDFVPPRRATYFLAGLGLGPSRGREAAELARDLTCPTGASAELARLLEDRLLTRQLLAQQGGVAVPATLAFTYKPPGLLRGGDSSPGLRLVELSGKEGQETLVREEVEAFLRSEALGDVLQVAVKLSGWRWRGRQALHLHPRAELGAVVNTVLALLEKLEEEESVLVEAVYPPVQLPCSDGPSPGPGLAVRICAVVCRTQGDRPLLSKVVCGVGRGDRPLRHHNSLPRTLEVALAQCGLGEEAQVAAVRQRVKAAAEAALTAMLALEAGLSAEQRGGRRAHTDFLGVDFALTAAGGMLTPVALELNGGLCLEACGALEGLWAAPRLGPAAAEAAAAPLVETMLRRSARCLMEGKQLLVVGAGGVSKKFVWEAARDYGLQLHLVESDPNHFASQLVQTFIHFDMTEHRRDEENARLLAELVRARGLKLDGCFSYWDDCLVLTALLCQELGLPCSPPAAMRLAKKKSLTQLHLLRHHGPPWPAPSLHAVPCCPLESEADVERAVHQVPLPGVMKLEFGAGAVGVRLVEDAPQCHEHFSRITRDLQGEADHPGIGLGWGNAMLLMEFVEGTEHDVDLVVFGGRLLAAFVSDNGPTRLPGFTETAACMPTGLASEQEAQMVQAAFRCCLGCGLLDGVFNVELKLTGAGPRLIEINPRMGGFYLRDWILELYGVDLLLAAVMVACGLRPALPTRPRARGHLVGVMCLVSQHLQALSSTASRETLQALHDRGLLRLNLLEEALVPGEYEEPYCSVACAGSSPTEARLRLLGLCQGLGIDGPSYPVAHFLSHFK, from the exons ATGCTCCTTTGCCTGTCCCCTGCTTGGTTGATGAAGGTGCCAGCACCTGGGCAGCCGGGTGAGGCAGCCCTGCTGGTCTCCAAGGCTGTGAGCTTCCACCCTGGGGGCCTGACATTCCTGGATGACTTTGTCCCCCCACGCCGTGCCACCTACTTTCTGGCAGGCCTGGGTCTGGGGCCCAGCCGGGGCCGAGAGGCAGCAGAGCTCGCCCGTGACCTGACCTGCCCCACAGGAGCTTCGGCTGAGCTGGCCCGGCTGCTGGAGGACCGGCTGCTGACAAGGCAGTTGCTGGCCCAGCAGGGTGGTGTGGCTGTGCCAGCGACCCTGGCATTCACTTACAAGCCGCCAGGGCTGCTGCGCGGAGGGGATTCCAGCCCAGGGCTACGGCTGGTGGAGCTGAGTGGCAAAGAGGGCCAAGAGACGCTGGTGAGAGAGGAAGTGGAGGCTTTTCTGCGCTCCGAGGCCCTGGGTGATGTCCTGCAG GTGGCTGTGAAGCTCAGTGGCTGGCGCTGGCGGGGGCGGCAGGCATTGCATCTGCACCCACGggcagagctgggtgcagtggtgaaCACAGTGCTGGCACTGCTGgagaagctggaggaggaggagagtgtcCTGGTGGAGGCTGTGTACCCACCTGTCCAGCTGCCCTGCTCAG ATGGTCCTTCACCTGGCCCTGGCCTGGCCGTGCGAATCTGTGCTGTGGTGTGTCGGACACAGGGTGATAGGCCACTGCTGAGCAAG GTGGTGTGCGGCGTGGGCCGCGGAGACCGGCCTCTACGGCACCACAACTCCCTGCCGAGGACGCTGGAGGTGGCGCTGGCCCAGTGCGGCCTGGGCGAGGAGGCGCAGGTGGCGGCCGTGCGGCAGCGCGTTAAGGCGGCGGCCGAGGCCGCGCTGACTGCCATGCTGGCTCTGGAGGCCGGCCTGAGTGCCGAGCAGCGCGGCGGGCGCCGGGCGCACACGGACTTCCTGG GCGTGGATTTCGCGCTGACAGCGGCCGGCGGCATGCTGACCCCCGTGGCCCTGGAGCTGAACGGCGGCCTGTGCCTGGAGGCGTGTGGCGCGCTCGAGGGGCTGTGGGCCGCGCCGCGGCTGGGGCCGGCAGCCGCCGAGGCGGCGGCCGCGCCGCTGGTGGAGACCATGCTACGGCGGTCGGCGCGCTGCCTCATGGAGGGCAAGCAGCTGCTGGTGGTCGGCGCGGGCGGCGTCAGCAAGAAGTTCGTGTGGGAAGCGGCGCGCGACTACGGGCTCCAG CTGCACCTCGTGGAGTCAGACCCCAACCACTTTGCATCCCAGTTGGTACAGACCTTCATCCACTTTGACATGACCGAGCACCGGAGGGATGAGGAGAATGCACGGCTGCTGGCAGAGTTGGTGCGGGCTCGCGGCCTAAAGCTAGATGGCTGCTTCTCCTACTGGGACGACTGCCTGGTGCTCACAGCCCTGCTCTGCCAGGAGCTGGGTCTGCCCTGCAGCCCCCCAGCTGCCatgcgcctggccaagaagaaAAGCCTCACCCAGTTGCACCTGTTGCGCCACCATGGCCCACCCTGGCCTGCGCCCTCCCTCCATGCTGTGCCCTGCTGCCCACTGGAGAGCGAGGCTGATGTGGAGAGGGCCGTGCACCAGGTACCCCTGCCGGGTGTCATGAAGCTGGAGTTTGGGGCAGGTGCAGTGGGCGTGCGGCTGGTAGAGGATGCGCCACAGTGCCATGAGCACTTTTCCCGGATTACCCGAGACTTGCAGGGCGAGGCCGACCACCCGGGcattgggctgggctggggcaaTGCCATGCTGCTGATGGAGTTTGTGGAGGGCACCGAGCACGATGTGGACCTGGTGGTGTTTGGTGGGCGGCTGCTGGCTGCCTTTGTCTCCGACAATGGCCCTACGAGGCTGCCTGGCTTCACTGAGACGGCGGCCTGCATGCCCACCGGGCTGGCATCAGAGCAGGAGGCACAGATGGTGCAGGCAGCCTTCCGCTGTTGCCTGGGCTGCGGGCTGCTCGATGGGGTCTTCAACGTGGAGCTCAAGCTGACCGGGGCTGGGCCTCGGCTTATCGAGATCAACCCCCGCATGGGTGGCTTCTACCTGCGTGATTGGATCCTGGAGCTCTATGGCGTGGACCTGCTGCTGGCTGCTGTTATGGTGGCCTGCGGCCTGCGTCCTGCCCTGCCCACCCGCCCACGTGCTCGTGGCCACCTGGTGGGTGTCATGTGCCTTGTGTCCCAGCACCTGCAGGCCCTGAGTTCCACTGCCAGCCGTGAGACCCTGCAGGCCCTGCACGACCGTGGCCTGCTACGCCTCAATCTGCTGGAGGAGGCCCTGGTGCCTGGGGAGTACGAGGAGCCCTACTGCAGTGTGGCCTGTGCCGGGTCCAGTCCCACCGAGGCCCGCCTCCGCCTGCTGGGCCTCTGCCAGGGCCTGGGCATTGACGGGCCCAGCTACCCTGTTGCTCACTTCCTGTCTCACTTCAAATAG